CCGCCGCCGGAGCATTCATGGCGAAGTAGAGCCCGGGTTCCAGCACACTGGCGGCAATCAGGGCCATGATGGCGACAAAGGACTCCATGAGCATGGCGCCGTAGCCGATGGCCCGGGCGTTGGCCTCATTGTCCAGCATCTTGGGGGTGGTCCCGGAAGACACCAGGGAGTGGAAGCCGGACACGGAACCGCAGGCGATGGTGATGAACAGGAAGGGGAACAGGTTGCCGGAGAACACCGGACCGGAACCGTCGATGAAACGGGTCACCGCCTGCATTTGCAGGTCCGGGGCCACAATACAAATCCCCAGGGCCAGGGCCGCGATGGTGCCGATTTTCAGGAAGGTGGACAGGTAATCCCGGGGAGCCAGGAGCAGCCACACGGGCAGCACGGAGGCGATAAAGCCGTAGGCCATCATGGCCCAGGCCAGGGTTTCCCCGTTCAGGGTAAACCAGGGGCCGAAGGTGGGGCTCTTGGCAATGTCACCGCCGTAAATCAGGGCCAGCATGAGCAGGACAAAGCCGATGACGGACATTTCCCCGATCTTCCCCGGCCGGATAAAGCGGCAATAGATCCCCATCAGGAGGGCGATGGGAATGGTGGCGGCAATGGTGAAGGTACCCCAGGGGCTGCCCGCCAAGGCCTTAACCACCACCAGGGCAAGCACGGCCAGGAGAATGACCATGATCATCAAAATGCCCACGGAGGCAAACAGGCCGGGCACCGGCCCCAGTTCCGTACGGATGATTTCCCCCAGGGACTTGCCGTCCCGCCGGGTGGAAATAAACAGAATAATGAAATCCTGGACCGCCCCGGCAAACACCACCCCGGCCAGAATCCACAGGGTACCGGGCAGATAGCCCATCTGGGCGGCCAGCACCGGGCCCACCAGGGGACCGGCCCCCGCAATGGCGGCAAAGTGGTGGCCGAACAGCACCCATTTATGGGTCGGCACATAGTCCAGGCCATCGTTCAGGCGTTCGGCGGGGGTCAGGCGGTGGGGGTCCAGCTCCACCACGGTTTTCGCCAGAAAGCGGCTATAAAAGCGGTAGGCGATGGCGTAAACGGCCAGGGCGGCAGCCACCAGCCAGATGGCATTAACGCTCTCGCCTCGATTCAGGGCCACCACGCCCAGGGATAGGGCACCGCCCAGGGCAATGGCGGACCACAATAAGGTTTGTTGGAGTTTTCCCATGTCTCTCTCTCGGTAAAGCGGGCCCCAAGGGCCCACAATGTTGCCGGCGTAAAGCCGGAACCTCCTGTCGGGGGACCGCGTCGCCGAGGGATGGCCGGAGACGGCCCCGCGTCCGGGTGGCGCACGCGGGGGGAACGGAAGGGCAGCCGGGATGGGGCAGAGCTTCCGACGGTGAAGGGGAAAGAAGCCCAGTCAGGCTCCTATCCTGGGGAAGGGGTATACCCCAGGGAAAGTCCCCTGACAATGAGGGCTATCCCCTAGGATTGGCAGCCTTCTCCAGGGGGCACAGGGACGCTTGAGAAAAGACACGGAAGAGCGCCCCGGCAAGGCCAAGGGGAAGGGGCCGGGAAAGAATGGGGCAGGGCACCCCGCCCCCGGCCAGACGCGGGAAAAGCGGCCCCCCTTCCCTGCCCAAACGGGAGGAGCAGGGGGCGCTCAGGTCTTGGACTTAAGTCTTGAAATCAAATCTTGGCCTCAGCTCTTGGACTGAGGCCTGGAACTCAGGCTTTGGCAGCGGCCAGGGGCGCGGCGGCAGGGACGGGGGCCGGGCGCCGCAGATTGAGGTGGGTATGGATACGGCGAGGCACATCCAGCTGTTCCCCCTCCGCCTCGGGCAGGGAAATCCATTGGTTGAACAGGCCGGTGATAAAGGCTAGGGAATCCGCCGCCATTTCCTCCGGATCCAGGCCCGGGCGCAGTACCCCCTGGCTAGCCGCCTTTTGGTAAGCCAGACCCAGCTTGTGTTTAAAATCGCTGCAAGGCTCATTCACCACCTGGAGCACGGGGGTGAATTCCTCCACATATTCGCAGCGCAGCATCATGATTTCAAAGGTCTGCCGGGCATGGGGGGAAGCTTTCAGCAGACGGAAAAACTCCAGCATGGACGCGGCGATACCCTCCAGGGCATCAGGGAATTCATCGGATAACAGGGCCGCATCCGCCGCCTGAACCCCCTGGGTAAATTCGTCCCGCACGGCAAAAAACAACTCCGCCTTATTGGCGAAGTGCCAATACACCGCCCCCCGGGTGACCCCCGCTTCCTGGGCCACCTTTTCCAGGGAACTGCGGCTCACGCCGCAATTGTGGAAAACGCGGCGGGCCGCGTCGAGAATCTGCAAGCGGGTCAGCTCCGCTTCCGCTTTGGTTTTCCTGGCCATGATGCCGTCTCTCCTCCGTAGCCCCAGTATCGGGGCGGCTTCGGGGCTGCCTGCGCCAGACGAAAAGGCTGGCGCAAGGGCGATACTCTTTGTCTGATCCGACACAGTTTCGGACAGCCCGCCGCTTTACATACAACCGTGATTGTATATAATTCTGCGCTGTATTGCCAATAATGGAGAATTCCATGTTTCGCCACCCTCAACGGAAGAACGCCCCCTACCCCGCCCTCGCTGCCGCCGCCCTGGTGGCCG
This sequence is a window from Azospira inquinata. Protein-coding genes within it:
- a CDS encoding carbon starvation CstA family protein, yielding MGKLQQTLLWSAIALGGALSLGVVALNRGESVNAIWLVAAALAVYAIAYRFYSRFLAKTVVELDPHRLTPAERLNDGLDYVPTHKWVLFGHHFAAIAGAGPLVGPVLAAQMGYLPGTLWILAGVVFAGAVQDFIILFISTRRDGKSLGEIIRTELGPVPGLFASVGILMIMVILLAVLALVVVKALAGSPWGTFTIAATIPIALLMGIYCRFIRPGKIGEMSVIGFVLLMLALIYGGDIAKSPTFGPWFTLNGETLAWAMMAYGFIASVLPVWLLLAPRDYLSTFLKIGTIAALALGICIVAPDLQMQAVTRFIDGSGPVFSGNLFPFLFITIACGSVSGFHSLVSSGTTPKMLDNEANARAIGYGAMLMESFVAIMALIAASVLEPGLYFAMNAPAAVIGKTAAEAAQVISQWGFVITPDMLTQTAQAVGENSILSRAGGAPTLAVGMAHILSKVIGGHAMMAFWYHFAILFEALFILTTVDAGTRVTRFMIQDLLGGFIKPLGRTDSWTANFLATVLAVASWGYFLYQGVVDPLGGINTLWPLFGIANQMLAGIALILASVVLVKMKKERFLWVTLVPTVWLLIVTLLGGWEKLFDANPKISFLTHAHKFATAAASGEVLAPAKNLGQMQQIIFNDYVDATLTGLFMAVVLGMVFFGIRAGLKALAVSHATVKESEPQRREPAHA
- a CDS encoding TetR family transcriptional regulator — encoded protein: MARKTKAEAELTRLQILDAARRVFHNCGVSRSSLEKVAQEAGVTRGAVYWHFANKAELFFAVRDEFTQGVQAADAALLSDEFPDALEGIAASMLEFFRLLKASPHARQTFEIMMLRCEYVEEFTPVLQVVNEPCSDFKHKLGLAYQKAASQGVLRPGLDPEEMAADSLAFITGLFNQWISLPEAEGEQLDVPRRIHTHLNLRRPAPVPAAAPLAAAKA